From Klebsiella electrica, the proteins below share one genomic window:
- the bcsA gene encoding UDP-forming cellulose synthase catalytic subunit, protein MMRLSTLLLAPPVAQRLSERYSDYRQHGASWLSASLGCLWASLVWALMPLETPRWQAILNNHRDYFPHINPHRPRLLDPLRYLLQSLWLLVTHVPGADKKANWRSFVAIEGVHGRYTQWLDTLPERMNSRTAHLNKHKELAHVSPKLRKAILGVVVTFSLLLSLLCITQPFNPLSQLIFLLLLWGVALLVRRIPGRFSALMLIVLSLTVSCRYIWWRYTSTLNWDDPVSLVCGVVLLFAETYAWLVLVLGYFQVIWPLNRQPVPLPKDMAEWPTVDIFVPTYNEDLNVVKNTIYASQGIDWPKDKLNIWILDDGGRDEFRQFAKDVGVHYIARTTHEHAKAGNINNALKYAKGEFVSIFDCDHVPTRSFLQMTMGWFLKEKELAMMQTPHHFFSPDPFERNLGRFRKTPNEGTLFYGLVQDGNDMWDATFFCGSCAVIRRVPLDEIGGIAVETVTEDAHTSLRLHRRGYTSAYMRIPQAAGLATESLSAHIGQRIRWARGMVQIFRLDNPLFGKGLKFAQRLCYVNAMMHFLSGIPRLIFLVAPLAFLLLHAYIIYAPALMIALFVLPHMIHASLTNSKIQGKYRHSFWSEIYETTLAWYIAPPTFVALINPHKGKFNVTAKGGLVEEEYVDWVISRPYIYLVLLNLVGVAAGVWRYLYGPENEILTVWVSIVWVFYNLVILGGAVAVSVESKQVRRSHRVEMSMPAAIAREDGHLFSCTVHDYSDGGLGINIHGKAQVLEGQQVNLLLKRGQQEYAFPVRVARVNGSEVGLQLMPLTNQQHIDFVQCTFARADTWALWQDSFPEDKPMESLLDILKLGFRGYRHLAEFSPPSVKVIFRSLTMLVAWVVSFVPRRPQRAAAILSSEPEMAQQ, encoded by the coding sequence ATGATGCGCCTGAGCACCCTGTTACTGGCGCCCCCGGTGGCGCAACGCCTGAGCGAACGCTACAGCGATTATCGCCAGCATGGCGCATCGTGGCTGTCCGCATCGTTGGGCTGCCTGTGGGCGTCGCTGGTCTGGGCGCTGATGCCGCTGGAAACACCGCGCTGGCAGGCGATTCTGAACAACCATCGTGACTACTTCCCGCATATCAATCCCCATCGCCCGCGGCTGCTGGATCCGCTGCGCTATCTGCTACAGTCCCTGTGGCTGCTGGTGACGCATGTACCCGGGGCAGATAAAAAGGCGAACTGGCGTTCGTTTGTCGCCATCGAAGGGGTGCACGGACGCTACACCCAGTGGCTGGATACGCTTCCCGAACGGATGAACAGCCGAACCGCCCATCTGAATAAACACAAAGAGCTGGCGCACGTCAGCCCGAAGCTGCGCAAGGCGATTCTCGGCGTGGTCGTCACTTTCTCGCTGCTGCTGTCGCTGCTGTGTATTACCCAGCCCTTTAACCCGCTTTCGCAGCTTATTTTCCTGCTGTTGCTGTGGGGCGTGGCGCTGCTGGTACGTCGTATTCCCGGACGTTTTTCGGCCCTGATGCTGATTGTCCTCTCGCTGACCGTCTCCTGCCGCTACATCTGGTGGCGCTATACCTCGACGCTGAACTGGGACGATCCTGTCAGCCTGGTGTGCGGCGTTGTGCTGCTGTTTGCTGAAACCTACGCCTGGCTGGTGTTGGTGCTGGGCTATTTCCAGGTGATATGGCCATTGAACCGCCAGCCGGTCCCGTTACCCAAAGATATGGCCGAGTGGCCGACGGTGGATATTTTCGTTCCCACCTACAACGAAGACCTTAACGTGGTGAAAAACACCATTTATGCGTCGCAAGGCATCGACTGGCCGAAAGATAAGCTCAATATCTGGATCCTTGATGACGGCGGGCGCGATGAGTTTCGTCAGTTCGCCAAAGACGTCGGCGTGCATTACATCGCCCGCACGACTCACGAGCATGCCAAAGCCGGGAATATCAACAACGCGCTGAAGTACGCCAAAGGCGAATTTGTGTCGATCTTCGACTGCGACCACGTGCCGACGCGCTCGTTCCTGCAGATGACCATGGGGTGGTTCCTGAAAGAGAAAGAGCTGGCGATGATGCAGACGCCGCACCATTTCTTCTCGCCCGACCCGTTTGAACGCAACCTGGGACGTTTCAGGAAAACGCCGAACGAGGGGACCCTGTTTTACGGCCTGGTGCAGGATGGTAACGATATGTGGGACGCCACCTTCTTCTGCGGATCCTGCGCGGTGATTCGTCGCGTCCCGCTGGATGAGATTGGCGGTATCGCTGTGGAAACGGTGACCGAAGATGCCCACACCTCCCTGCGTCTGCACCGTCGCGGTTACACGTCTGCCTATATGCGCATTCCGCAGGCTGCCGGCCTGGCGACCGAAAGCCTTTCGGCGCATATTGGCCAGCGTATTCGCTGGGCGCGTGGCATGGTGCAGATTTTCCGCCTGGATAACCCCTTGTTTGGTAAAGGACTTAAGTTTGCCCAGCGGCTCTGTTACGTCAACGCGATGATGCACTTTTTATCCGGTATTCCCCGGCTTATCTTCCTCGTCGCGCCGTTGGCGTTTTTACTGCTGCACGCCTATATCATCTATGCGCCGGCGCTGATGATCGCGCTTTTCGTCTTACCGCATATGATTCACGCGAGCCTGACGAACTCGAAAATTCAGGGTAAATATCGCCACTCTTTCTGGAGCGAAATCTACGAAACGACGTTGGCCTGGTATATCGCGCCGCCGACCTTTGTCGCGCTGATTAACCCGCATAAAGGCAAGTTCAACGTGACGGCGAAAGGGGGGCTGGTGGAGGAAGAGTACGTCGACTGGGTCATTTCCCGCCCCTATATCTACCTGGTGCTGCTCAATCTGGTGGGCGTGGCTGCGGGGGTCTGGCGTTACCTCTACGGCCCGGAAAACGAGATCCTGACCGTGTGGGTCAGTATCGTCTGGGTGTTCTATAACCTGGTTATCCTTGGCGGCGCGGTGGCGGTCTCGGTGGAAAGTAAACAGGTCCGCCGTTCGCACCGCGTCGAAATGAGCATGCCGGCGGCAATTGCGCGCGAAGATGGCCACCTGTTCTCCTGTACCGTGCATGACTATTCCGATGGCGGGCTGGGGATCAATATTCACGGTAAGGCGCAGGTGCTGGAAGGGCAGCAGGTGAATCTGCTGCTCAAACGCGGCCAGCAGGAATATGCCTTCCCGGTCAGGGTCGCGCGCGTGAATGGCAGCGAGGTCGGTTTGCAGCTGATGCCGTTGACCAATCAACAACATATTGATTTTGTACAGTGTACGTTTGCCCGTGCTGATACGTGGGCGCTTTGGCAGGATAGCTTCCCGGAAGATAAACCGATGGAAAGCCTGCTGGATATCCTGAAGCTGGGGTTCCGTGGATATCGTCACCTGGCGGAGTTCTCGCCGCCGTCGGTGAAGGTTATTTTCCGCTCGCTCACCATGCTGGTTGCCTGGGTAGTCTCGTTTGTTCCCCGTCGGCCTCAACGTGCCGCGGCGATACTCTCTTCGGAACCAGAAATGGCTCAACAATGA
- the bcsB gene encoding cellulose biosynthesis cyclic di-GMP-binding regulatory protein BcsB, producing the protein MKRKLSLICAVAVGMAGWSSFASFAEPTTAIAAAPAPAATDPLAGGLTAPAPVIADSQPTAALAAPPAPAVVMENVPTRDVKLSFASIAPAPGSMVLRGAHPDGSVEFGMRSDEVVTKALLNLDYTPSPSLLPVQSQLKVYLNDELMGVLPVTKEQLGKKVSAQIPIDPLYITDFNRVRLVFVGHYRDVCENPASSTLWLDVGRDSNLDLTYQALAVRNDLSHFPVPFYDPRDNRSLMLPMVFAASPDARQQQAAAIVASWFGSKAGWRGQAFPVLFNTLPDRNAIVFATNDKRPDFLREHPPVKAPTIEMIDHPDNPYVKLLVVFGRDDNDLLLAARGIAQGNILFRGSSVVVDDVKELQARKPYDAPNWVRTDREVTFGELKTYAQQLQSSGLVPDSINVALSLPPDLYLLRANGIDMRLNYRYTMPPIKDSSRMDISLNDQFLQSFSLNSSQDVDKLILHLPVLQGLLDGKTNVSIPALRLGAINQLRFDFQYMNPMPGGSIDNCITFQPVQNHVVIGDDSTIDFSKYYHFIAMPDLRVFASAGFPFSRMADLSDTLIVVPPAPTEGQVATLLESVAGIGAQTGLAGINMQITDDGSKIKDKDADLLLIGSIPPALKDDTKISLLVDATKSWVKMPMRHYDLPGIYPDDEARTPNTRTDITSSGPMAAIISFQSPYYDQRSVVALLADSPRGNELLNGALNDSGKRAAMFGSASVIRESGVNSLRVGDIYYVGHLPWFERIWFALSNHPVLLAILAAVSIVLLAWVLWRMLRILSRRRLHLDDE; encoded by the coding sequence ATGAAAAGAAAACTCTCCTTGATTTGTGCAGTGGCTGTGGGAATGGCTGGTTGGTCATCCTTCGCCTCTTTTGCGGAGCCGACGACCGCCATTGCGGCGGCGCCAGCCCCTGCGGCGACGGATCCACTAGCCGGTGGGCTGACGGCCCCGGCCCCGGTCATTGCCGACAGCCAGCCGACGGCAGCCCTTGCCGCGCCGCCGGCGCCGGCGGTCGTCATGGAGAATGTGCCGACCCGCGACGTGAAGCTCTCTTTTGCCAGTATCGCTCCGGCGCCGGGCAGTATGGTGCTGCGCGGAGCGCACCCCGACGGCTCGGTAGAGTTTGGCATGCGCAGCGATGAGGTTGTGACGAAAGCCCTGCTGAATCTCGACTATACGCCGTCTCCTTCGCTGCTGCCGGTGCAGTCGCAGTTGAAGGTGTACCTCAATGATGAGCTGATGGGCGTCCTGCCGGTCACCAAAGAGCAGCTGGGTAAAAAAGTCAGCGCGCAGATCCCTATCGATCCTCTGTATATCACCGACTTTAACCGCGTGCGGCTGGTGTTTGTCGGCCATTATCGCGATGTGTGTGAGAACCCGGCCAGCAGTACGCTATGGCTGGACGTCGGGCGTGACAGCAACCTGGACCTGACCTATCAGGCGCTGGCGGTGCGTAACGATCTGTCCCATTTCCCGGTACCGTTCTATGACCCCCGGGATAACCGTTCGTTGATGTTGCCGATGGTTTTTGCCGCCTCGCCGGATGCCCGGCAGCAGCAGGCGGCGGCGATTGTCGCCTCCTGGTTCGGCAGTAAAGCCGGCTGGCGCGGCCAGGCGTTCCCGGTGCTGTTCAACACACTGCCGGATCGCAACGCCATCGTGTTTGCGACCAACGATAAGCGCCCGGACTTCCTGCGGGAACATCCGCCGGTGAAGGCGCCGACCATCGAAATGATCGACCATCCTGACAACCCTTACGTCAAGCTGCTGGTGGTTTTTGGCCGCGATGACAACGATCTGCTGCTGGCCGCCAGGGGCATTGCGCAGGGCAATATTCTGTTCCGTGGCAGCAGCGTGGTGGTCGACGACGTCAAAGAGTTGCAGGCGCGTAAACCTTATGACGCGCCGAACTGGGTGCGTACCGATCGTGAAGTCACCTTCGGCGAACTGAAAACCTATGCCCAGCAGCTGCAGTCCAGCGGCCTGGTGCCGGATTCCATTAACGTGGCGCTGAGTCTGCCGCCGGACCTCTATTTGCTGCGCGCCAACGGCATCGATATGCGGCTGAACTATCGCTACACCATGCCGCCTATCAAAGACAGCTCGCGCATGGATATCAGCCTCAACGACCAGTTCCTGCAATCCTTCAGCCTGAACAGCTCTCAGGACGTGGATAAATTGATATTGCACCTGCCGGTGCTACAGGGGCTGCTGGACGGTAAGACCAACGTCAGTATCCCGGCGCTGCGTCTCGGGGCGATAAACCAGCTGCGGTTTGATTTCCAGTACATGAACCCGATGCCGGGCGGCTCTATCGATAACTGTATTACCTTCCAGCCGGTGCAGAACCACGTGGTTATTGGTGACGATTCGACGATTGACTTCTCGAAGTATTATCACTTTATTGCCATGCCGGATCTGCGCGTGTTCGCCAGTGCCGGCTTCCCGTTTAGCCGGATGGCCGACCTGTCTGACACGCTGATTGTGGTGCCGCCCGCGCCGACGGAGGGTCAGGTGGCGACGCTACTGGAATCCGTTGCCGGTATCGGCGCGCAGACCGGTCTGGCGGGGATCAATATGCAGATCACCGATGATGGCAGCAAAATTAAGGATAAAGACGCCGATCTGCTGTTGATTGGCTCGATTCCGCCAGCGCTGAAAGATGACACCAAAATTAGCCTGCTGGTCGATGCGACAAAGAGCTGGGTGAAGATGCCGATGCGTCATTACGACCTGCCGGGCATTTATCCGGACGATGAGGCCAGAACGCCCAATACGCGCACGGATATCACCTCCTCCGGGCCAATGGCGGCCATTATCAGCTTCCAGTCGCCGTATTACGATCAACGCAGCGTCGTGGCGCTGCTGGCGGACAGCCCGCGCGGTAACGAACTGCTGAACGGCGCGCTGAACGACAGCGGTAAGCGGGCGGCGATGTTTGGTTCCGCCTCGGTGATTCGCGAATCCGGGGTGAACAGCCTGCGCGTGGGCGATATCTATTATGTCGGGCACCTGCCGTGGTTTGAGCGTATCTGGTTTGCGCTGTCCAACCACCCGGTGCTGCTGGCGATTCTGGCTGCGGTGAGCATTGTGCTTCTGGCATGGGTACTGTGGCGCATGCTGCGTATTCTCAGCCGTCGTCGTCTCCACCTTGATGATGAGTAA
- the bcsZ gene encoding cellulose synthase complex periplasmic endoglucanase BcsZ: protein MNPIRAVILSVLMLAAAQVSAACQWPAWEQFKNEYVSTEGRVVDPADSRKITTSEGQSYALFFALAANDRDAFGKLLQWTQNNLAAGDLRARLPGWLWGKKSEDEWTLLDSNSASDSDLWIAWSLLEAGRLWQVPQYTEMGKALLARIAGEEVADVPGFGPMVLPGKVGFADDKGWRFNPSYLPPQLASYFSRFGAPWPKLRDSNLRFLLETAPKGFSPDWVRYEKGQGWQLNADKPIIGSYDAIRVYLWVGMLDDGDTQKARLLARFKPMETQTIRQGVPPEKVNIATGKTTGNGPVGFSASMLPFLHNDDARAIQRQRVADHYPGADAYYNVVLTLFGQGWDQHRFRFTADGELRPDWDQQCVSSD, encoded by the coding sequence ATGAACCCGATTCGCGCAGTTATCCTGTCGGTTCTGATGCTGGCGGCAGCGCAGGTGAGCGCCGCCTGCCAGTGGCCGGCCTGGGAGCAATTTAAAAATGAGTATGTGAGTACCGAAGGGCGGGTGGTTGATCCCGCCGATTCGCGTAAAATCACCACCTCCGAAGGGCAAAGCTATGCCTTGTTCTTCGCGCTGGCGGCAAACGATCGCGACGCTTTCGGCAAGCTGTTGCAATGGACCCAGAACAATCTGGCGGCGGGCGACCTGCGTGCGCGCCTGCCGGGCTGGCTGTGGGGCAAGAAAAGCGAAGATGAGTGGACGCTGCTGGACAGCAACTCCGCGTCTGACTCCGATTTATGGATAGCCTGGTCGCTGCTGGAAGCGGGGCGGTTGTGGCAGGTGCCGCAGTACACCGAGATGGGCAAAGCGCTCCTGGCGCGTATCGCCGGGGAAGAAGTCGCGGATGTGCCGGGGTTCGGACCGATGGTGCTGCCCGGCAAAGTTGGTTTTGCCGACGATAAAGGCTGGCGTTTTAACCCCAGCTATCTTCCGCCGCAGCTTGCCAGCTACTTCAGCCGTTTTGGCGCCCCGTGGCCGAAACTGCGCGACAGCAATCTGCGTTTTCTGCTGGAGACGGCGCCGAAAGGTTTTTCTCCTGACTGGGTGCGTTACGAAAAAGGACAAGGCTGGCAGTTGAATGCGGACAAACCGATAATCGGCAGCTACGACGCGATTCGCGTCTATCTGTGGGTCGGGATGCTCGATGATGGGGATACACAGAAAGCGCGGCTGTTGGCTCGTTTTAAACCGATGGAAACGCAGACGATTCGCCAGGGCGTACCGCCGGAAAAAGTGAATATCGCGACCGGTAAAACGACCGGCAATGGCCCGGTCGGATTTTCAGCGTCGATGCTGCCGTTTTTACACAATGACGACGCCCGGGCGATACAGCGCCAGCGCGTTGCGGACCACTATCCTGGCGCCGATGCCTACTATAACGTGGTCCTGACTCTTTTTGGCCAGGGATGGGATCAACACCGTTTCCGTTTCACGGCGGATGGCGAATTACGACCTGACTGGGACCAGCAATGCGTAAGTTCAGATTAA
- the bcsC gene encoding cellulose synthase complex outer membrane protein BcsC: MRKFRLSIIALSLGVGLLPQAQAATTPAEEHLLEQVRLGEASQREDLVKQSLYRLELIDPNNPQLIAARMRYLLRRGDTDGAKKQLDRLAKLAPDSAELKSSRSEMNLSTGDGRQELQQARLLGVSGHVEEGVAAFEKLFGGVPPDQALAIEYWTLVARLPARHKEAVAQMKKLDASSPGNADLQASLAKQMFADDKPEEGFAYLEQMARSAAGRGTAADMWLSEIKDIPVSRTSVQELQRFLVLFATGESAANARLLLAQQQAQLQDPTFRLRAEGLAAAKNDNSAQTVANLQQAVRADARDSDAVGALGQAYSQRGDRARAVAQLNKAIAMDPKSPNRDKWDSLLQTNRYWLLIKQGDNALKAGELDRAQHYYAQAQRVDGSDSYAVLGLGDVAAARKDNAAAERDYQRTLRMDRGNNLAVRGLANLYRAQSPEKASAYIASLSPAQRRSIDDIERSLTNERLEKQAEALESQSNWAQAAEIQRRRLALDPDSVWITYRLSRDLVSAGERAQADTLMRNMVSRKPGDAERVYAWGLYLSGNNQDDLALAQLAALPRSQWTDNIRELDARLQSAKVIRQANQLRDSGQEARAIALIQQQPPLVRYRLTLADWAQQRGDSQTAIAQYNAVLSQEADNGDARLGLAEVYLAEGDKNAARAQVSQLKGGESDSINMQRRVALANAGLGDIAQARHIFDRIIPQAKAQPPSMESALVLRDAARFQARSGQPQVALESYKDAMVASGVTPVRPQDNDAFTRLTRNDSSDDWLKRGIRSDAADLYRQQDLNVTLEHDFWGSSGTGGYSDLKAHTTMLHVEAPLADGRMFLRTDLVNMDAGSFATKSDGSYSPNWGTCGEIACTSGSKNQTDGGASVAVGWKNETWSADIGTTPMGFNVVDVVGGLSYSNDLGPFGYTLNMHRRPVSSSLLAFGGQQDSSSHTGTTWGGVRADGGGVSMSYDKGEANGVWSSLGVDRLTGKNVADNWRVRWMSGYYYKVINEDNRRVTVGLNNMLWHYDKDLSGYTLGQGGYYSPQEYLSFAVPVTWRQRTENWSWELGGSVSWSHSRTKTMPRYPLLNLIPADYRADASPLTEQGGSSQGFGYTARALVERRVTGNWFVGAAVDIQQAKDYTPSHALLYVRYSAAGWQGDMDMPPQPLVPYADW, translated from the coding sequence ATGCGTAAGTTCAGATTAAGTATTATCGCGCTGTCTCTCGGGGTCGGCCTGCTGCCGCAGGCGCAGGCGGCGACCACCCCTGCCGAGGAGCATCTGCTGGAGCAGGTCCGGCTGGGTGAGGCGAGCCAGCGTGAAGATCTGGTTAAGCAATCCCTTTATCGCCTGGAGCTGATTGACCCCAATAACCCGCAGTTAATTGCCGCGCGAATGCGTTATCTGTTGCGCCGGGGCGACACCGACGGCGCTAAAAAACAGCTCGACAGGCTGGCGAAGCTGGCCCCCGATTCCGCAGAGCTGAAATCCTCCCGTAGCGAAATGAACCTCAGCACCGGCGACGGGAGGCAGGAGCTTCAGCAGGCGCGCTTGCTGGGGGTATCGGGGCATGTAGAAGAGGGCGTGGCCGCCTTTGAAAAATTGTTCGGTGGCGTGCCGCCCGATCAGGCCCTCGCGATTGAATACTGGACGCTGGTGGCTCGACTCCCGGCGCGGCATAAAGAAGCCGTCGCTCAGATGAAGAAACTGGATGCCAGCTCTCCGGGCAATGCCGACCTGCAGGCGTCGCTGGCCAAACAGATGTTTGCCGACGATAAGCCGGAGGAAGGGTTTGCTTATCTCGAACAAATGGCGCGCTCGGCCGCCGGTCGCGGCACCGCGGCCGATATGTGGCTCAGCGAAATCAAAGATATACCGGTCAGCCGGACCAGCGTGCAGGAACTACAGCGTTTCCTGGTCCTGTTCGCCACCGGGGAATCGGCAGCGAATGCCCGCCTGTTGCTGGCTCAGCAACAGGCTCAGTTGCAGGATCCGACGTTTCGCCTGCGGGCTGAGGGATTGGCTGCGGCCAAAAATGATAACTCCGCCCAGACCGTGGCCAATTTACAGCAGGCTGTACGAGCCGATGCCAGGGACAGCGACGCGGTGGGCGCGCTGGGCCAGGCCTATTCGCAGCGTGGCGACAGAGCCCGTGCCGTCGCACAGCTGAACAAAGCGATCGCGATGGATCCGAAAAGCCCGAATCGCGATAAATGGGACAGCCTGCTACAGACCAACCGCTACTGGTTGTTGATCAAACAGGGCGATAACGCGCTGAAGGCCGGAGAGCTGGATCGGGCACAACACTATTATGCGCAGGCTCAACGGGTCGACGGCAGCGATAGCTATGCGGTGCTCGGGCTCGGGGATGTGGCGGCGGCGCGCAAAGATAATGCGGCAGCGGAACGCGACTACCAGCGCACCCTGCGGATGGATCGTGGCAACAACCTCGCGGTGCGCGGGTTGGCTAACCTTTATCGTGCGCAATCGCCGGAAAAAGCCAGCGCTTACATCGCCAGTCTGTCGCCTGCCCAGCGGCGCAGCATTGATGATATCGAGCGCAGCCTGACCAATGAACGCCTGGAAAAACAGGCCGAAGCGCTGGAGAGCCAAAGCAACTGGGCGCAGGCGGCGGAAATTCAGCGTCGGCGTCTGGCGCTTGACCCGGATAGCGTGTGGATTACCTACCGTTTATCCCGTGATTTAGTCAGCGCAGGCGAACGGGCACAGGCCGATACGCTGATGCGTAATATGGTCAGCCGCAAGCCGGGAGATGCCGAGCGGGTTTATGCCTGGGGTCTCTATTTATCCGGTAATAATCAGGACGATCTGGCGCTGGCGCAGCTTGCTGCCCTGCCGCGCAGCCAATGGACGGATAACATTCGTGAGCTGGACGCGCGTCTGCAAAGCGCTAAGGTGATACGCCAGGCTAACCAGCTGCGCGACAGCGGCCAGGAAGCACGGGCTATCGCCCTCATTCAACAGCAGCCGCCGCTGGTTCGCTACCGGCTGACGCTGGCGGACTGGGCGCAGCAGCGCGGCGATAGCCAGACGGCGATTGCGCAGTATAACGCGGTGCTGAGTCAAGAGGCCGATAACGGCGATGCCCGTCTGGGACTGGCGGAAGTCTACCTTGCCGAAGGCGATAAAAATGCCGCGCGCGCCCAGGTCAGCCAGTTGAAAGGCGGGGAGAGCGATTCCATCAATATGCAGCGGCGGGTGGCCCTGGCGAACGCGGGATTGGGCGATATCGCCCAGGCCCGACACATTTTTGACCGCATCATCCCGCAAGCTAAAGCGCAGCCGCCGTCTATGGAAAGCGCGCTGGTGCTACGTGATGCCGCCCGATTCCAGGCCCGGAGCGGCCAGCCGCAGGTGGCGCTGGAGAGTTATAAAGATGCCATGGTGGCTTCTGGCGTGACCCCGGTCCGCCCGCAGGATAACGATGCCTTTACCCGCCTGACCCGCAACGACAGCAGCGATGACTGGCTGAAGCGCGGGATCCGCAGCGACGCCGCGGATCTCTATCGCCAGCAGGATCTTAACGTCACCCTCGAACATGATTTCTGGGGCTCGAGCGGTACCGGCGGCTATTCCGATCTTAAAGCGCACACCACGATGCTGCATGTGGAGGCGCCGCTCGCCGATGGACGCATGTTCTTGCGCACCGACCTGGTTAATATGGATGCCGGTAGCTTCGCGACGAAAAGCGACGGCAGCTATTCGCCAAACTGGGGAACCTGCGGGGAAATCGCCTGTACCAGCGGTAGCAAGAACCAGACCGACGGGGGAGCCAGCGTCGCGGTAGGCTGGAAGAATGAGACCTGGAGCGCGGATATCGGCACGACGCCGATGGGTTTCAACGTGGTTGATGTGGTGGGCGGACTGAGCTACAGCAACGATCTCGGGCCGTTCGGCTACACCCTCAATATGCATCGCCGGCCGGTTTCCAGCTCGCTACTCGCTTTTGGCGGACAGCAGGACAGCAGCAGCCATACCGGGACAACCTGGGGCGGCGTCCGCGCTGACGGCGGCGGCGTGAGCATGAGCTACGATAAGGGCGAGGCTAACGGCGTCTGGTCTTCGCTGGGCGTCGATCGGCTCACGGGGAAAAACGTGGCCGACAACTGGCGCGTGCGCTGGATGAGCGGTTACTACTATAAAGTCATCAATGAAGATAACCGCCGCGTCACCGTGGGCCTGAACAATATGCTCTGGCACTATGACAAAGACCTGAGCGGCTATACCCTCGGCCAGGGCGGCTACTATAGTCCGCAGGAGTATCTCTCGTTCGCGGTACCGGTCACCTGGCGTCAGCGCACGGAAAACTGGTCATGGGAACTGGGAGGGTCCGTCTCCTGGTCCCACTCGCGTACCAAAACCATGCCGCGCTATCCGTTGCTGAATTTGATTCCCGCGGACTACCGGGCCGATGCCAGTCCGTTGACGGAACAAGGCGGCAGCAGTCAGGGCTTTGGTTACACCGCCCGGGCGCTGGTTGAGCGACGAGTTACCGGCAACTGGTTCGTGGGGGCGGCGGTGGATATTCAACAGGCGAAGGATTATACCCCGAGCCATGCGCTGCTCTACGTACGCTATTCGGCCGCCGGCTGGCAGGGCGACATGGATATGCCGCCACAGCCGCTGGTGCCTTATGCGGACTGGTAG